In one window of Meleagris gallopavo isolate NT-WF06-2002-E0010 breed Aviagen turkey brand Nicholas breeding stock chromosome 4, Turkey_5.1, whole genome shotgun sequence DNA:
- the ZGRF1 gene encoding protein ZGRF1 isoform X4 codes for MASQEFTVLYTHQKMKKSKTWQDGILRIRSGENKAILLDDKGQYLESMFVKSQVNSGDNLESERYLIMVEEAKMKEKSCEGPPRKAEIVDVNRRGVKPGILPPKHLSVGLKRKFTGFQGPRQVEKKVSTAEDEERMAVLPISEQNQDRFPSRFYITSPLFSTIYKKNAETSLSAGLHEDGGTDNRDRVTPSSVVSLPFLHTCNEIEKKNSDQSTVKPESPLITGHAKSNSWTTGHGAVSQNIRSTTQIIALLKSKPQVCREQVCRSEVTECHRFQTLENINSLCNLKSTTLPAFSVNSDKKIAQTIQHLPFTKEMVNDKKEHLLINSSEPCDKEIAGQRHDKKANNLSQDLQDPCRTNSSVLSESTINRVSDSLFVSSCSASPVTFEKPLSRYREHLAINGLQDNSSVKSQSDLQLKQNSERMPSDLELSEDLTVTENAIAKQGLSTHGRDCSPDKQVMEVNFDLLGAFDFHDMDNEEHCERNKKELTEEDMLSKSADCLEGEDRAQNTALRLNSCFEVMTHCKKEEIKCSTYDIENDGNHCTVQMPLQFCNNVTDTERIMEDSSNQTKIEVELLDDRNNLKEINGSLGSIEAVNNEKNLGGCAALTINGTSGLKSKHFDLFPGDTNVKCHPKTGMFDKTENISCTASSSIISTAEGKTEEDVIQLECTKSPDLGLEHFRGTKIDYIKPDGPVLTLSQNSESCCGSSQYITEDHQNLSGILNKESTFISKSAVCPLGKGCSASEEAEMDETEVENLESMNTPHGASKGERIEIEMDCLKSMAKAENSSDLPDLVNNITLLRALYQCSTALDSLQMMKEYNSVLHEAETSEEIPELLTKDEAIKWFTEMPYSESIQASSCIDSSGNLKTELCVPLKALGQRDPRTPECQQKPVEFQGHQIKGSASSETMLRAPCSQLGWQQYPDNTEFAAERFLSPPFSCNYVLSDFRESPDSRSLHEDNMNFIREENFQKKFNIKDSVVGHSSSALNACSEVPQWIVSSSPSHSDLGETQWTSWEPGKIITSVQLNSSVSPASGKKGNVQDIQEPLIHRNLPSDSELSENIFTWEQDSYPEECNSTVKTQIPPVTVAATAKIPNTDFFLTDSEEVQQPNGFSVVSLSTKPAVFSMSASGPEDRNYETSVFEECMEDRQRKSVHPVFSNVTSQCRQSKWLKYLNSAHCDLITQNSNDTEAANDIYAENVLGMLLGDTGESQSSTANSNAPGPVPLLTAKSMLGECCADSSNQDLISDRKLLSCHLNQTPLTEPAQKVLSHLTCRTVTGDVQDITVSELSFPNADKVKHANLPKRKIAIPTEFQSHVHYKQVFKAALTEHLNIMLFELSQRLHNALSKVDTSFYSSLKDEQSESKESCVPLCDHMRPAKVLVVKKEGQNKGRLFYACDAPRAERCSFFKWIEEANAAQIKKFRPSVVLHDVKSIGAYLRNQKIFVFDGCQLFVRKGYEIRTRWCSKLKKLRNVHAESDGDSKNKLYLKLSSKEHYSLYSKDDIWVVSKTLNFDPLDTFIASSAFFGPTHNNEVELLPLKGYHPSNWHSHTSVHALLVCNASGELISLRNMEEYFNPSTLPLIPYLLKMNLDSEKPTRRINRRKFIPPAMSLVRRKMYGSVSTEVAVELAEKMILTFSLNPDQATSLIHIAQMMSSHENMKPVEEHQIFPITIIHGVFGAGKSYLLSVVILFLVQLFESSEAKEGPELAPWKLLIASSTNVAVDRILLCLLDLGFEDFIRVGSIRKITKAILPYSLHAGSGNENEQLKELLALMKEDLAPAEKMYVRKSIERHKLGTNKSALQQVKVVGVTCAACPFPCLDTLKFPVVVLDECSQMTEPTSLLPIARFQCEKLVLVGDPKQLPPTIQGSESTHDKGLEQTLFDRLCLMGHKTILLRTQYRCHPTISAIANELFYEGNLIDGVSEKERSPLLDWLPTLCFYSVSGLEQIERDNSFYNMAEVHFTVKLIQSLIASGIHGSAVGVITFYKSQMYKIQNLLRSIHSEAFPVKAVQVSTVDAFQGAEKEIIVLSCDEKTDCNM; via the exons TGATCATGGTtgaagaagcaaaaatgaaggaaaaatcttGTGAAGGTCCACCAAGGAAAGCTGAAATAGTAGACGTGAATAGACGTGGTGTAAAGCCTGGAATTCTGCCTCCAAAACATCTGTCTGTCGGCTTAAAGAGGAAGTTTACA GGTTTCCAAGGGCCACGTCAGGTTGAAAAGAAAGTATCAAcagcagaagatgaagaaagaatgGCAGTATTGCCTATATCTGAGCAGAATCAGGATCGTTTTCCATCCAGGTTTTATATTACCTCTCCCTTATTTTCTACTATTTACAAGAAGAATGCAGAAACAAGCTTATCTGCAGGCTTGCATGAAGATGGAGGTACAGATAACAGAGATCGTGTGACTCCCTCCTCAGTGGTTTCACTTCCATTTCTTCATACATGTaatgaaatagagaagaaaaattctgatCAGTCCACAGTAAAACCAGAGTCTCCTCTAATTACTGGGCACGCCAAGTCTAATAGTTGGACAACTGGTCATGGGGCAGTGTCACAGAATATCAGGAGCACAACACAGATCATAGCTCTTCTGAAGTCTAAACCACAAGTCTGCAGAGAGCAAGTCTGCAGATCTGAAGTCACAGAATGTCATAGATTTCAAACACTGGAAAACATAAATAGTTTGTGTAACCTAAAAAGCACAACCCTGCCTGCCTTTTCTGTAAACTCTGACAAAAAGATTGCTCAAACTATTCAGCACTTGCCTTTTACAAAGGAAATGGTAAATGATAAAAAGGAACATTTGCTTATAAATTCATCTGAACCTTGTGATAAAGAAATCGCAGGGCAAAGACATGACAAAAAGGCTAATAATTTAAGCCAAGATTTACAAGATCCCTGCAGGACAAACAGTTCTGTACTATCTGAATCCACCATAAACAGAGTGAGTGACAGCCTATTTGTCTCTTCTTGTTCAGCAAGTCCAGTCACCTTTGAAAAACCTCTCTCCAGATACAGAGAGCATTTGGCAATTAATGGTCTTCAGGATAATTCATCAGTCAAATCTCAAAGTGATCTTCAGCTGAAACAAAACTCAGAAAGAATGCCTAGCGACTTAGAGCTCTCTGAGGATTTAACAgtgactgaaaatgcaattgcaaAGCAAGGTTTAAGTACACATGGCAGAGACTGTAGTCCAGACAAACAGGTGATGGAGGTTAACTTTGACCTGTTGGGGGCTTTTGATTTTCATGATATGGACAATGAAGAGCACTgtgaaagaaataagaaagagcTCACTGAAGAAGACATGCTTTCAAAAAGTGCAGATTGCTTAGAGGGAGAAGATAGGGCACAAAATACTGCATTGAGACTTAATTCTTGCTTTGAAGTGATGACACActgcaaaaaggaagaaatcaagTGTTCAACATATGATATAGAAAATGATGGCAATCACTGCACTGTGCAAATGCCATTACAGTTTTGTAACAACGTTACAGATACAGAGAGAATTATGGAAGACTCTTCAAACCAGACCAAAATTGAAGTGGAACTTTTGGATGACAGAAACAACTTAAAAGAGATTAATGGAAGCCTAGGAAGTATTGAAGCTGTGAACAATGAGAAGAATcttggtggctgtgcagcacttACCATTAACGGCACATCAGGACTAAAAAGCAAGCACTTTGATCTTTTTCCTGGTGACACAAATGTTAAATGTCACCCTAAAACTGGAATGTttgataaaactgaaaatatttcatgtacTGCTTCTAGCAGTATAATTTCTACAGCAGAGGGAAAGACTGAAGAAGATGTTATACAGCTTGAATGCACAAAATCCCCAGATCTTGGTTTAGAACATTTCCGGGGAACTAAAATTGATTACATCAAACCAGATGGCCCTGTGCTGACTTTGTCACAAAACTCTGAATCTTGCTGTGGCTCATCCCAATATATTACAGAAGATCATCAAAATCTGTCTGGCATTTTGAATAAGGAAAGtacttttatttccaaaagtGCTGTCTGTCCTTTAGGGAAAGGTTGCTCAGcttcagaagaagcagaaatggaTGAAACAGAGGTTGAAAACCTAGAGAGCATGAATACCCCTCATGGAGCCAGCAAAGGTGaaagaatagaaatagaaatggaCTGCCTGAAATCCATGGCAAAGGCTGAAAATTCATCAGATCTTCCTGACTTGGTAAACAATATCACTCTTCTAAGAGCTTTGTATCAATGTAGCACAGCACTAGACAGCTTACAAATGATGAAGGAATATAATAGTGTGTTACATGAAGCAGAGACTTCTGAAGAGATACCTGAACTACTTACCAAAGACGAAG CTATAAAATGGTTTACAGAAATGCCTTACTCAGAAAGTATACAGGCATCTTCATGCATTGATTCTTCTGGCAATTTG AAAACTGAGCTGTGTGTTCCACTGAAAGCACTGGGCCAAAGAGACCCTAGGACACCTGAATGCCAGCAGAAG CCTGTTGAGTTTCAAGGGCACCAAATAAAGGGATCAGCATCTAGTGAGACAATGTTGAGAGCTCCCTGCTCACAGCTAGGATGGCAGCAGTACCCAGACAATACGGAGTTTGCAGCTGAGAGATTTCTGTCACCTCCGTTTTCATGCAATTATGTTCTTTCTGACTTCAGAGAG TCTCCAGATTCAAGAAGTCTTCATGAGGACAATATGAATTTTATCAGAGAAGAGAATTTTCAAAAGAAGTTTAACATTAAAGACTCAGTAGTAGGTCACTCCT CATCAGCATTGAATGCGTGTTCTGAAGTTCCACAGTGGATAGTGTCAAGCTCACCATCACATTCTGATTTGGGAGAAACACAGTGGACCTCATGGGAACCTGGCAAG ATTATTACATCAGTGCAATTGAATTCCTCAGTTTCTCCAGCTtcaggaaaaaagggaaatgttcaAGACATTCAGGAACCTCTGATCCACAGGAATCTACCAAGTGATTCAGagctttcagaaaacattttca CATGGGAACAAGACAGCTATCCAGAGGAATGCAACTCCACGGTTAAAACACAAATTCCACCTGTCACTGTTGCTGCCACTGCCAAGATTCCCAACACAGATTTTTTCCTAACCGACAGTGAGGAGGTCCAGCAACCTAATGGCTTTTCAGTAGTCAGTTTGAGCACCAAGCCAGCAGTGTTTTCCATGAGTGCTTCTGGCCCTGAGGACAGGAATTATGAAACTTCTGTGTTTGAGGAGTGTATGGAAGacagacaaagaaaatctgTGCACCCAGTGTTCTCAAATGTGACTTCACAATGTAGACAAAGCAAGTGGCTAAAATATCTAAACAGCGCTCATTGTGACCTGATAACTCAAAACAGCAACGATACGGAAGCGGCCAATGACATCTATGCTGAGAATGTCCTTGGAATGCTGCTGGGTGACACAGGAGAGAGCCAGAGCAGCACTGCGAACAGCAACGCTCCTGGCCCTGTACCTCTGCTGACAGCAAAGAGCATGCTCGGTGAATGCTGTGCAGATAGCAGCAACCAAGATTTGATTTCAGACAGGAAGTTACTTTCTTGTCACTTAAATCAGACTCCTCTAACTGAACCAGCACAAAAGGTGTTGAGTCATCTGACCTGCCGCACTGTGACAGGAGATGTCCAG gataTAACAGTTTCTGAGCTGTCTTTTCCTAATGCAGACAAAGTAAAACATGCTAATCTTCCTAAAAGAAAGATTGCCATACCAACTGAGTTTCAGTCTCATGTTCACTACAAACAGGTTTTTAAAGCTGCTTTGACAG AACATTTAAACATAATGCTTTTTGAGCTGTCGCAAAGATTACACAACGCCCTTTCAAAAGTGGATACATCATTTTACTCTTCATTGAAAGATGAGCAAAGCGAGAGCAAAGAAAGCTGCGTTCCACTCTGTGATCACATGCGTCCTGCTAAGGTTCTTGTGGTTAAAAAAGAAGGTCAAAACAAG GGCCGTCTGTTCTATGCCTGTGATGCCCCAAGAGCCGAGCGCTGTTCATTTTTCAAGTGGATAGAAGAAGCGAATGctgcacaaataaaaaaattcagaccAAGTGTAGTGCTTCATGATGTAAAAAGTATTGGAGCATACCTCCGAAATCAAAAGATTTTTGTCTTTGATGGATGCCAGCTTTTTGTGAG GAAAGGCTATGAAATTCGAACACGATGGTGTAGTAAGCTCAAGAAACTTAGGAACGTGCATGCTGAATCTGATGGGGACTCCAAAAATAAACTGTACCTCAAGCTAAGCAGTAAGGAGCATTATTCTCTCTATAGCAAAG ATGATATTTGGGTTGTTTCGAAGACTCTGAATTTTGATCCCCTTGATACTTTCATTGCAAGCAGTGCTTTCTTTGGACCAACCCATAACAATGAAGTTGAACTCCTACCACTGAAAGGCTATCACCCCTCAAACTGGCACTCACACA CATCAGTTCATGCCTTGCTAGTTTGTAATGCCAGTGGTGAGCTTATATCCTTAAGAAATATGGAAGAATACTTCAACCCGTCTACATTACCACTAATACCATATCTACTAAAAAT GAATCTTGATTCTGAAAAGCCTACTAGGAGaatcaacagaagaaaatttattCCACCTGCCATGAGCCTGGTACGCAGAAAGATGTATGGATCTGTCAGCACTGAAGTGGCAGTGGAGCTAGCTGAAAAGATGATCCTAACGTTCTCATTGAATCCAGATCAAGCTACATCTCTGATTCACATAGCTCAGATGATGTCCTCACATGAAAATATGAAACCAGTGGAAGAACATCAGATTTTCCCTATCACAATCATACATG GTGTTTTTGGAGCTGGAAAGAGCTATTTGCTGTCTGTTGTGATCTTGTTCCTGGTCCAGCTCTTTGAAAGCAGTGAAGCTAAGGAGGGTCCAGAGCTAGCTCCATGGAAACTTCTGATTGCTTCTTCCACTAATGTTGCTGTTGACAGGATACTGCTGTG tctACTTGATCTTGGATTTGAGGATTTTATCAGAGTGGGAAGTATTAGGAAAATCACCAAAGCAATTCTTCCCTATAG TTTACATGCTGGCTCgggaaatgaaaatgaacagtTAAAAGAACTTCTTGCTCTCATGAAAGAAGATTTAGCTCCAGCTGAAAAAATGTATGTAAGGAAGAGTATTGAGCGACATAAACTGGGAACCAATAAATCTGCATTGCAACAG GTAAAAGTGGTTGGAGTGACCTGTGCTGCCTGCCCATTCCCTTGCTTGGATACTCTTAAGTTTCCTGTAGTGGTGCTGGATGAGTGCAGTCAGATGACTGAACCTACTTCTCTCCTTCCTATTGCAAG GTTTCAGTGTGAAAAGCTAGTCCTTGTTGGAGATCCTAAGCAACTGCCACCAACTATTCAAGGGTCTGAGAGCACTCATGATAAAGGACTAGAACAGACTCTCTTTGATCGGCTTTGCTTAATG GGACATAAAACAATACTGCTACGGACACAATATCGATGCCACCCCACTATTAGTGCCATAGCCAACGAGCTGTTCTATGAAGGAAACCTGATAGATGGTgtttctgagaaggaaagaagtcCTTTACTGGATTGGCTTCCAACACTATGTTTTTATAGTGTTAGCGGGCTGGAGCAA ATTGAGAGAGACAACAGCTTTTATAACATGGCAGAAGTTCATTTTACAGTCAAGCTTATCCAATCTCTGATTGCAAGTGGAATACATGGATCTGCAGTGGGTGTGATTACTTTTTACAAATCACAGATGTACAAG